The following proteins are co-located in the Dehalococcoides mccartyi 195 genome:
- the leuC gene encoding 3-isopropylmalate dehydratase large subunit, with protein sequence MMNLVEKILAAHSGKTQVSPGDFINAKVDLVLANDITAPIAVKEFKKIGVSKVFDPKKIVFVPDHFVPNKDIASAEQVKMVREFAREQGILFFECGKMGVEHVILHEQGLVLPGDIVVGADSHTCTYGALGAFTTGMGSTDIAAAMATGEVWMKVPPTIKFNYSGKLPKWIGGKDLILFTIGQIGVDGALYSAMYFCGEAIDALSMENRFTMSNMAIEAGGKAGLFRVDEKTLEYVTPRAKRQYTVYDNDADASYAKTYNFDISKLEPQVSLPHSPANARPISQIGKIKVDQVIIGSCTNGRLEDLAISAKLLEGNKVSPDLRTIVIPGSQQVYLDALKAGYIETFINAGVAVSTPTCGPCLGGHMGILAAGERCLATTNRNFVGRMGSPKSEVYLAGPAVAAATAIKGYIAHPDEI encoded by the coding sequence ATGATGAACTTAGTTGAAAAAATACTGGCCGCCCACAGCGGCAAAACTCAGGTCAGCCCGGGTGATTTTATAAACGCCAAGGTAGACCTGGTGCTGGCTAATGACATTACCGCACCTATAGCCGTAAAAGAGTTTAAGAAGATTGGGGTCAGCAAAGTATTTGACCCCAAAAAGATAGTTTTTGTGCCTGACCATTTTGTACCCAACAAGGACATTGCATCTGCCGAACAGGTAAAAATGGTGCGTGAGTTTGCCCGTGAGCAGGGTATACTCTTTTTTGAATGCGGTAAAATGGGTGTTGAGCATGTAATCCTGCACGAGCAGGGTCTGGTACTGCCGGGGGATATTGTGGTAGGCGCTGACTCCCATACCTGCACTTACGGGGCACTGGGCGCTTTTACTACCGGCATGGGCTCAACCGATATAGCCGCCGCCATGGCCACCGGTGAGGTTTGGATGAAAGTCCCCCCCACCATCAAATTTAACTATTCGGGTAAGCTGCCCAAATGGATTGGCGGTAAAGACCTTATTTTGTTTACCATAGGTCAGATAGGGGTAGACGGGGCTTTGTACTCTGCCATGTATTTCTGCGGAGAGGCTATTGATGCCCTTTCCATGGAAAACCGCTTTACCATGTCCAATATGGCCATAGAGGCCGGCGGCAAGGCAGGTCTTTTCAGGGTTGACGAAAAGACTCTGGAATATGTGACCCCCAGAGCCAAACGCCAGTATACGGTTTATGATAATGATGCTGATGCGTCTTATGCCAAAACATATAACTTTGATATTTCCAAGCTTGAGCCGCAGGTATCACTGCCGCATTCACCGGCAAATGCCCGCCCCATCAGCCAGATTGGTAAAATAAAGGTTGACCAGGTTATCATCGGCTCATGCACCAACGGCAGGCTGGAAGACCTGGCCATATCTGCCAAACTGCTTGAAGGGAATAAAGTCAGCCCTGATTTGAGGACTATTGTTATACCCGGTTCGCAGCAGGTCTATCTGGATGCCCTGAAAGCCGGCTATATTGAAACCTTTATCAATGCCGGGGTTGCGGTTTCCACTCCCACCTGCGGTCCTTGCCTCGGCGGGCATATGGGTATTTTGGCCGCCGGTGAACGCTGTCTGGCAACTACCAACCGCAATTTCGTAGGGCGTATGGGCAGCCCCAAGAGCGAAGTATACCTGGCCGGGCCGGCCGTTGCCGCCGCTACCGCCATCAAGGGATATATTGCCCATCCCGATGAAATTTAA
- a CDS encoding MgtC/SapB family protein translates to MPIEVEMLFRILLAVVLGGIIGYERERSGKAAGLRTNTLICVGSCLITLVSIYGFAETDISRIAAGIVTGVGFLGAGAILRQTEGHVEGLTTAATIWAVAGIGLASGAGMYFLSAVGTGVILLILLIDRVKFR, encoded by the coding sequence ATGCCGATAGAAGTGGAAATGCTGTTTCGCATTCTGCTGGCCGTGGTACTGGGCGGGATTATTGGTTATGAACGGGAACGCTCAGGCAAGGCAGCCGGGCTGCGTACCAACACCCTTATTTGCGTGGGTTCCTGCCTGATAACCCTGGTATCCATATACGGTTTTGCGGAAACGGATATCAGCCGGATAGCCGCCGGTATAGTTACCGGGGTGGGCTTTCTGGGTGCAGGGGCTATACTCCGCCAGACAGAGGGACATGTTGAGGGGCTAACCACTGCCGCCACTATCTGGGCTGTTGCCGGTATAGGCCTGGCATCCGGTGCGGGTATGTACTTTTTGTCCGCCGTCGGTACCGGTGTGATACTGCTTATATTACTTATTGACCGGGTAAAATTCCGTTAG
- a CDS encoding 2-isopropylmalate synthase: protein MDKIKIFDTTLRDGEQAAGASLNAQEKLEIARQLEKLGVDIIEAGFPITSPGDFEAVKLIAQEVRTPVICGLARAIPADIDRAWEALKEAAHPRIHVFISSSEIHMVHQIKKSREEVMELARTMVARAKSYTDDIEFSPMDASRSDPEFLYKLLEAVIDAGATTLNIPDTVGYAIPSEFGELIKGIRQNVPNINKAVISVHCHDDLGMGTANSLAAVKNGARQVECTLNGIGERAGNAALEEVVMALRTRSDFFNFETGINTQEIYRSSRLVSALTGFAIQPNKAVVGENAFRHQSGIHQDGVIKMAKTFEIMDPKEVGIQASSLVLGKLSGRHAFKQHLTELGFDLNEEDFDRAFKAFKDLADKKKDVTDRDIEALVAEELRTTVELYHLDRIQVTSGDRGIPTAAVRLTTPNGGAAEDAALGSGPVDAVYKAINRIVNVPNKLTEFSVKSVTAGIDALGEVLIRIESDGVTYTGRGSDTDIIVASAKAYMNALNRLLRVKNAS, encoded by the coding sequence ATGGACAAAATAAAGATTTTTGATACCACCCTCAGAGATGGAGAACAGGCTGCCGGTGCGTCTTTGAATGCACAGGAAAAACTGGAGATAGCCCGGCAGCTGGAAAAACTGGGGGTGGATATCATTGAAGCAGGTTTTCCCATCACCTCTCCCGGTGATTTTGAAGCGGTAAAGCTGATAGCCCAGGAAGTGCGCACCCCTGTCATCTGCGGTCTGGCCAGAGCTATACCGGCTGACATTGACCGTGCCTGGGAGGCTTTGAAAGAAGCTGCCCACCCCCGAATTCATGTGTTTATTTCTTCATCTGAAATACACATGGTTCACCAGATAAAAAAGAGCCGTGAAGAAGTAATGGAGCTGGCACGCACTATGGTTGCCAGAGCCAAAAGCTATACTGATGATATAGAGTTTTCCCCGATGGATGCCAGCCGCTCTGACCCGGAGTTTCTGTATAAACTGCTGGAAGCAGTTATAGATGCCGGGGCTACCACCCTGAATATACCTGATACGGTGGGTTACGCTATTCCCAGTGAATTCGGCGAACTCATAAAGGGTATCCGCCAGAATGTGCCTAATATAAACAAAGCGGTAATAAGCGTACACTGCCACGATGATTTGGGCATGGGCACAGCCAATTCGCTGGCTGCGGTTAAAAACGGTGCCAGACAGGTGGAATGCACCCTGAACGGCATAGGCGAGCGTGCCGGTAATGCAGCACTGGAAGAAGTAGTGATGGCACTGCGCACCCGGAGTGACTTTTTCAATTTTGAAACAGGTATAAACACCCAGGAAATATACCGCAGCAGCCGCCTGGTCAGCGCTCTGACCGGTTTTGCTATCCAGCCCAACAAGGCTGTGGTGGGTGAAAACGCTTTCCGCCATCAGTCCGGTATCCATCAGGACGGCGTTATTAAAATGGCTAAAACTTTTGAGATTATGGACCCCAAAGAAGTGGGTATTCAGGCTTCCAGTCTGGTGCTGGGCAAACTTTCCGGCCGCCATGCCTTCAAACAGCACCTGACAGAGCTGGGCTTTGACCTGAACGAAGAGGATTTTGACCGCGCATTCAAGGCCTTTAAAGATTTGGCCGATAAAAAGAAGGACGTGACTGACCGGGATATAGAAGCGCTGGTTGCCGAGGAACTGCGGACTACAGTTGAGCTTTATCATCTGGACCGGATACAGGTTACCTCCGGAGACCGGGGCATACCCACTGCTGCCGTCAGACTAACCACCCCGAACGGCGGAGCAGCAGAAGATGCCGCTTTGGGCAGCGGGCCGGTAGATGCTGTTTACAAGGCCATAAACCGGATAGTAAATGTACCTAACAAACTGACTGAATTTTCGGTCAAGTCTGTTACGGCCGGCATTGACGCACTGGGTGAAGTGCTGATCCGGATTGAGAGTGACGGGGTAACATATACCGGACGCGGCTCTGATACCGATATAATAGTAGCCAGCGCCAAGGCTTATATGAACGCCTTAAACCGTTTGCTCAGGGTCAAGAACGCATCTTAA
- the ilvC gene encoding ketol-acid reductoisomerase, which translates to MAVIYYDKDCDLSLIEKKIIGIVGYGAQGHAHAQNLRDSGLKVIVACVEGGRGWKKATADGFEVMCVAEMAKKADIIMMLAPDTSQAKIYKDSVEQGLTPGKMLMFAHGFNIHYGQIVPPSFVDVTMIAPKCPGYMLRQVFTEGAGAPSLIAVEQDASGKAKEIALAYAKGIGSNRAGVLETTFAEETETDLFGEQAVLCGGTTSLVKAGFETLVEAGYQPEVAYFECLHELKLIVDLMYQGGIAYMRDSISDTAKYGDFTRGPRVINEETYETMGEILGEIQDGSFAKEWILENQAGRPVYNSLRRMESEHLIEEVGAELRSMMSWLKKKK; encoded by the coding sequence ATGGCTGTTATATATTACGATAAGGACTGTGACTTAAGCCTTATTGAAAAGAAAATTATCGGTATTGTCGGTTATGGTGCCCAGGGTCATGCCCATGCCCAGAACCTGCGTGATTCTGGCCTGAAGGTTATTGTGGCTTGCGTTGAAGGCGGACGCGGCTGGAAAAAAGCCACCGCTGATGGTTTTGAGGTAATGTGCGTAGCCGAAATGGCTAAAAAAGCCGATATTATTATGATGCTGGCACCGGATACATCTCAGGCCAAAATTTATAAAGATTCGGTGGAACAGGGGTTAACACCCGGCAAAATGCTGATGTTTGCCCATGGCTTCAATATTCATTACGGGCAGATAGTCCCCCCGTCTTTTGTAGACGTGACCATGATTGCCCCCAAATGCCCCGGCTATATGCTGAGACAGGTCTTCACCGAAGGCGCGGGCGCTCCTTCGCTTATTGCAGTTGAACAGGACGCCAGCGGCAAGGCTAAAGAAATAGCTCTGGCTTATGCCAAGGGTATCGGCTCTAACCGTGCCGGCGTACTGGAAACCACTTTTGCCGAAGAAACCGAAACTGACCTTTTCGGCGAGCAGGCCGTTTTGTGCGGCGGCACTACCTCATTGGTCAAAGCCGGTTTTGAAACCCTGGTGGAAGCCGGATACCAGCCCGAAGTAGCTTATTTTGAATGTCTGCATGAGCTCAAGCTGATTGTAGACCTGATGTATCAGGGCGGTATTGCCTATATGCGTGATTCCATTTCTGACACCGCCAAATACGGTGACTTCACCCGCGGCCCCAGAGTTATCAACGAAGAAACCTATGAAACTATGGGTGAGATACTGGGCGAGATTCAGGATGGCAGCTTTGCCAAGGAATGGATACTGGAAAATCAGGCCGGACGCCCTGTTTATAACTCCCTCCGCCGCATGGAGTCTGAGCACCTTATTGAAGAAGTGGGTGCCGAACTGCGCTCTATGATGAGCTGGCTGAAAAAGAAAAAGTAA
- the ilvN gene encoding acetolactate synthase small subunit: MSPTKHTIVALVEDRPGVLNRMASLFRRRGFNIDSIAVGRSETPGFSRMTIVVDGANTMVEQVRKQLDKVVDVVKVSDITGQDIICRELALIKVKSTPANRSEIMQIVDIFRAKIVDVASDSLTVEVTGDEEKVNSLYNLLRAFGIKEITRTGRIAMTRGGLATATELQSAKESKTKE, from the coding sequence ATGTCCCCGACGAAGCATACCATAGTAGCTTTAGTTGAAGACAGGCCCGGCGTATTAAACCGCATGGCCAGCCTTTTCAGACGGCGTGGTTTCAATATTGACAGTATTGCAGTCGGGCGGAGTGAAACACCCGGTTTTTCCCGTATGACCATTGTGGTTGACGGGGCTAATACCATGGTTGAGCAGGTGCGCAAGCAGCTTGACAAAGTGGTGGATGTGGTCAAGGTGTCAGATATTACCGGGCAGGATATTATCTGCCGTGAGCTGGCACTTATAAAAGTAAAATCCACTCCGGCTAACCGCAGTGAAATAATGCAGATTGTAGATATTTTCCGGGCAAAAATAGTGGACGTAGCTTCCGACTCGCTGACAGTGGAAGTAACCGGAGATGAAGAAAAAGTAAATTCGCTATATAATCTATTACGTGCATTTGGTATCAAGGAGATAACCCGCACCGGCCGAATCGCCATGACCCGCGGCGGGCTTGCTACCGCTACCGAATTGCAATCAGCTAAAGAATCAAAAACAAAAGAGTAA
- the ilvB gene encoding biosynthetic-type acetolactate synthase large subunit, with translation MKLTGAQIVCESLLKEGADVIFGYPGGVLLPLYDTFPQYPALRHILTRHEQGAAHAADGFARVTGKVGVCLATSGPGATNLITGIANAYMDSIPMVAITGQVTRNLIGKDAFQEIDITGITLPITKQNYLVTRASALADTIKEAFYLARTGRPGPVLIDIPKDVFIEQAEFEYPDEPDLPGYKPVIKGNLMQIQKAAKLIETAEKPVIIAGHGVNISGANEELKTLAENCQLPVITTLLGVSSFPEDHILSYGMLGMHGMAYANMAVAATDLIVAIGMRFDDRVTGKLSAFAPHASVIHIDIDPAEIGKNIRVDVPIVGDVKTVLKSLNKQVECVQHSEWLRQLENWRREHPPLSIRHTDLILPQYIVQQISEATSGNAIVVTGVGQHQMWAAQHYTYIRPNSLVTSGGLGTMGFDLPAALGAKVGCPDETVWCIAGDGGFQMNMQELATIVQERAAVKIAVFNNGYLGMVRQWQDLFYNKNYVATPLGCPDFIKIAEAYDIPALNVKRKEEVRPAIEQAMATEGPFLINFIIEPEENVYPMVPPGAALHEVLEEPKKEVSACPRRSIP, from the coding sequence ATGAAATTGACTGGCGCCCAGATAGTATGTGAAAGTCTGCTCAAAGAAGGGGCAGATGTAATCTTCGGGTATCCGGGTGGAGTACTCTTGCCTCTGTATGATACTTTCCCCCAGTACCCCGCCTTAAGGCATATTTTGACCCGGCATGAACAGGGTGCCGCCCATGCTGCCGATGGTTTTGCCAGAGTAACCGGCAAAGTAGGTGTCTGCCTGGCTACGTCTGGCCCTGGTGCTACCAACCTGATTACCGGCATTGCCAATGCCTACATGGATTCCATACCTATGGTAGCTATAACCGGCCAGGTTACCCGTAACCTTATCGGCAAAGATGCTTTTCAGGAGATTGATATTACCGGCATCACTTTGCCTATTACCAAGCAGAATTATCTGGTAACCAGGGCAAGTGCACTGGCTGACACTATAAAAGAAGCTTTCTATTTAGCCCGAACCGGACGCCCCGGCCCGGTGCTGATAGATATACCCAAAGACGTATTTATTGAGCAGGCAGAGTTTGAATACCCTGATGAACCTGATTTGCCCGGCTACAAACCCGTTATAAAGGGCAATCTGATGCAGATACAAAAGGCGGCCAAGCTGATAGAAACCGCTGAGAAACCGGTGATTATTGCCGGACACGGGGTAAACATTTCCGGTGCTAATGAAGAACTGAAAACCCTGGCGGAAAACTGTCAGCTGCCTGTTATTACCACTTTGCTGGGTGTCAGCAGTTTCCCCGAAGACCATATACTAAGCTACGGTATGCTGGGTATGCACGGCATGGCTTATGCCAATATGGCTGTTGCGGCCACTGACCTGATAGTGGCTATCGGTATGCGTTTTGATGACCGGGTTACCGGTAAGCTGAGCGCATTTGCTCCCCATGCCAGTGTTATTCATATAGATATAGACCCGGCTGAAATAGGTAAAAATATACGGGTTGACGTGCCTATAGTGGGTGACGTTAAAACCGTACTTAAATCACTCAACAAACAGGTAGAATGTGTCCAGCACTCTGAGTGGCTGAGGCAGCTGGAAAACTGGCGCAGAGAGCACCCGCCGCTCTCCATACGGCATACTGACCTTATCCTGCCCCAGTATATAGTCCAGCAGATAAGCGAAGCTACCAGCGGCAACGCCATTGTGGTTACCGGGGTGGGACAGCACCAGATGTGGGCTGCCCAGCACTATACATATATCCGCCCCAATTCTCTGGTGACTTCCGGCGGTCTGGGCACTATGGGTTTTGACCTGCCGGCTGCTTTGGGTGCTAAAGTCGGCTGTCCTGACGAAACTGTCTGGTGCATTGCCGGGGACGGCGGATTCCAGATGAATATGCAGGAACTGGCCACAATAGTTCAGGAAAGGGCTGCGGTAAAAATAGCGGTCTTCAATAACGGCTATCTGGGTATGGTTCGCCAGTGGCAGGACTTGTTCTATAACAAAAATTACGTGGCTACTCCTTTGGGCTGCCCTGATTTTATAAAAATAGCCGAAGCCTATGATATACCGGCTCTAAACGTTAAACGCAAGGAAGAGGTCCGGCCGGCTATTGAACAGGCTATGGCCACCGAAGGACCTTTCCTTATAAACTTTATAATTGAACCTGAAGAAAACGTATATCCCATGGTTCCTCCCGGCGCCGCTCTCCACGAAGTACTGGAAGAACCTAAGAAAGAGGTGAGTGCATGTCCCCGACGAAGCATACCATAG